GCCAACGGCCCCAGCATGCCTATTGGCGACTTGGCGGTTGAGAGATGAGGGAACAGATCGGGATAATAAGTCTCCATGAATTTAATCCATGCCGGACAGCATGAAGTGAATTGAGGCAAAGGTTGTTTGATCAGACCGGTGAGTCTTCCGACGAATTCCGTACCCTCTTCGAAAATCGTAAGGTCTGCAGTGAACTCATTGTCCCATATGTAACGGAATCCCAGTTGTCTCAGCGCTGCGAACATCTTGCCGCCAGCATAAGTACCAGGCTTGGCGCCGAAACACTCGGCTATGCCGTACCGGATTGCAGGCGCAGGCATAGCAACGACCACTCTTTTGGGATCTTTCAGCGCTGCAATGACTTCATCTACAAAAGAGACCCCCTCGTAGATCGCCTGATACGGACAGTGGTAAAGACACTGGCCGCAATTCATGCACGCGGCCGGATGGACCACTGTGTGTGGGGCGTCATCTTTTCCACCTGCTCCTTGTATTGCGCCCGTGCCGCAATATTCCAAGCAGGTATCGCAGTTTTGACACTTGGCTTGGTCCACTTGGACGAAGTATGTGGCATCTGCGTCCTGGGGACCAGGAGCATTTGTCACGGTCCACACCTTCTCAATTTCTCGCATGAAAACCTCCTTGCATGGTTAGTTTTAAGAACAGGTAAACCCGGGTAACGAACACCCCTTCTGGTCTGTTGTGCCTCGATACACGACTCAGCAGTAACTTTCTCACGGCAATGAATTGATACCACGAGACTTTCAGTTGCTCATTATCTCAACAAGCATCTTCTGCTTATCCGCTCAACGTTTCGT
The sequence above is a segment of the Desulfomonile tiedjei DSM 6799 genome. Coding sequences within it:
- a CDS encoding [FeFe] hydrogenase, group A gives rise to the protein MREIEKVWTVTNAPGPQDADATYFVQVDQAKCQNCDTCLEYCGTGAIQGAGGKDDAPHTVVHPAACMNCGQCLYHCPYQAIYEGVSFVDEVIAALKDPKRVVVAMPAPAIRYGIAECFGAKPGTYAGGKMFAALRQLGFRYIWDNEFTADLTIFEEGTEFVGRLTGLIKQPLPQFTSCCPAWIKFMETYYPDLFPHLSTAKSPIGMLGPLAKTYGAEKTHTSPANIYTVSIMPCVAKKYEGLRPELAASSYRDIDATITTRELAYMIKKAGIDFNSLPDQEADAVLGTSTGAGTIFAASGGVMEAALRYAYEVVTKKKLDKVDFTAVRGEKNFKEATIKVGDTDVKVAVIWGLANAKPVCDAIRAKKSPYHFIEVMTCPGGCVNGGGQPLPPGTLQSSIMKHLRMVFNRFNGFKRA